The proteins below are encoded in one region of Takifugu rubripes chromosome 1, fTakRub1.2, whole genome shotgun sequence:
- the rasd1 gene encoding dexamethasone-induced Ras-related protein 1 — MIKKMSPSESDFAIPAKNCYRMVILGSTKVGKTAIVSRFLNGRFDEQYTPTIEDFHRKLYSIKGDVYQLDILDTSGNHPFPAMRRLSILTGDVFILVFSLDNRDSFQEVQRLKRQIFETKSCLKNKIKENIDVPLVICGNKGDREFHREVQQEEIDQLVAGDEKCAYFEISAKRNENVDTMFRTLFTLAKLPNEMSPDLHRKVSVQYCDMLKRKSLKNKKMKDIGEAYGVVTPCARRPSVHSDLMYIKEKAIGGGQGKDKERCVIS, encoded by the exons ATGATTAAGAAAATGTCGCCGTCCGAGAGCGACTTCGCCATCCCAGCGAAGAACTGTTACAGGATGGTGATTCTGGGATCCACCAAAGTCGGGAAAACGGCAATCGTGTCCCGGTTCTTGAACGGGAGGTTCGACGAGCAGTACACGCCGACCATCGAGGATTTTCATAGGAAACTGTACAGCATAAAGGGGGACGTTTACCAACTGGACATACTGGAtacatcagggaaccacccgTTCCCCGCCATGAGGAGATTGTCCATCCTGACAG GCGATGTCTTCATCCTCGTCTTCAGTCTGGACAACCGAGACTCCTTTCAGGAGGTGCAACGGCTCAAGCGCCAGATCTTCGAGACCAAGTCGTGCCTAAAAAACAAGATCAAAGAGAACATTGACGTTCCTCTTGTGATCTGCGGGAACAAAGGCGACAGAGAGTTCCACCGAGAGGTGCAACAGGAGGAGATCGACCAGCTCGTGGCTGGAGACGAGAAGTGCGCGTACTTCGAGatctccgccaagcgcaacgaGAACGTCGATACGATGTTTCGGACTCTGTTCACCCTGGCCAAGCTGCCGAACGAGATGAGCCCCGACCTCCATAGGAAGGTTTCCGTGCAGTACTGCGACATGTTGAAGAGAAAGTccctaaaaaacaaaaagatgaaGGACATCGGGGAAGCTTACGGCGTGGTTACGCCGTGCGCACGGAGACCGAGCGTACACAGCGACCTCATGTACATCAAGGAGAAGGCGATAGGAGGCGGCCAGggcaaagacaaagagaggtGTGTGATCAGTTAA